A stretch of Prunus dulcis chromosome 6, ALMONDv2, whole genome shotgun sequence DNA encodes these proteins:
- the LOC117632788 gene encoding mediator of RNA polymerase II transcription subunit 15a-like: MDADSDWRTQFLPSSRQRIVVKIMDEIKRYPPFSGDGLDEIRRTAAKIEEKIYDVALSQTEYLRTISLKMIMIASRSESLGRMRPSNLKRRRILARDL; encoded by the exons ATGGATGCCGACAGTGATTGGAGGACCCAGTTTCTCCCAAGTTCACGGCAAAGAATTGTCGTCAAGAT AATGGATGAAATAAAGAGGTATCCTCCCTTCTCCGGGGACGGATTAGATGAAATCAGGAGAACTGCCGCAAAGATAGAGGAAAAAATTTATGATGTTGCCTTAAGCCAG ACGGAATATCTACGGACAATTTCTCTAAAGATGATCATGATTGCGTCGAGGTCTGAGTCTCTTGGCCGAATGCGACCATCAAACCTGAAACGACGTCGCATCCTTGCTAGAGATTTGTAA
- the LOC117630412 gene encoding uncharacterized PE-PGRS family protein PE_PGRS46-like: protein MVGIEGIIVGIVGNGVEGSGGRVTLGALGMVGNVGFGIDGIWVLGKEGNVGFGSAGIKGVVGNGGNAALGSVGKEGSGGNVALGMGRDGMVGSVNAGGGAAVSRRFRAARLTSRLDKHNAATIIDNSRKQCLKPAILVDI, encoded by the coding sequence ATGGTGGGGATTGAAGGCATCATAGTCGGGATAGTTGGCAATGGAGTGGAAGGAAGTGGAGGAAGAGTGACCTTGGGAGCATTGGGGATGGTTGGGAATGTTGGTTTTGGCATAGATGGGATTTGGGTGCTTGGGAAAGAAGGCAATGTGGGCTTTGGCAGTGCTGGGATTAAAGGGGTGGTTGGCAATGGTGGCAATGCGGCTTTAGGCAGTGTTGGGAAGGAAGGCAGTGGAGGCAATGTAGCCTTGGGAATGGGAAGGGATGGAATGGTAGGCAGCGTCAATGCCGGGGGTGGAGCTGCTGTGTCCAGAAGGTTCCGGGCAGCCAGGCTTACATCAAGGCTTGATAAACACAATGCTGCTACCATCATAGACAATAGTAGGAAACAATGCTTGAAACCTGCCATATTGGTTGATATATAG